The Nitrospinota bacterium genome includes the window CGGAAGTGTCCCCTTATGTGTACACCAACTATTACGCCCTGACCCAGCCCGTTTACTCCAGTGAAAAGCAGTTCAAGGACGACGCGCTGGAGATCAACTTCTGGTTCGACGAGAAGAAGATACACTTCGCCGTGAAGAACGTGTCCGCCGAGCCGGTGGTGATTGACTGGGGGAGGGGGGCCTTCGTGAACATAGACGGGGCGAAACACTCGCTAGCGAACATGAGATCCATATTCACCGCCAAACGGGACGATCCGGAGCCTTCCACCCTAAATCCGGGCGAGACGGTGGAAGATTACGTCTCCCCTGTGAAGAACGTGGAGAAGCTGGAGGAATGGACGTGGTATGTGTATCCTCTTTTCAACCTGAAGGACGACAAGGCGAAGGCCAACAAAGGGCAGACCATCGGGCTGGACCTGCCGGTGAAGGTGAAAGGGGACTTGCGGACTTATGCGTTCAGGTTTGAAGTGGCCGCCGTCATCCCCGCCTGGAACCGGTTTAACTAATAAAAGACCGGGGGCGGATTCCCGCCCCTTACGCCTTGGCGTCTATTTTCGCTCCGGCTGTTGACGCGGCCGCGGCCATTTTTTGAGGCGCGGCGGTCTTTGCCTGTTCGGCGTTCTTTGTGGGTGCGGCGTTTGTGGCCTCCGGCGCCGCTTTGGGCGAGGCCATGGCGTCCATCACCTTCTTTTCAACATAAGCGTCCGCCCTTTTCTTGGCGGCGTTTCTCAAGCGTCTGCCCGGCGACGGCACGTCCATGCCGTTCCTGGCCATTCCAACGTCAGGCATATGTGGTTTTCCTCATTTAACGCTGAATATTTCCACCCTTGGGCAGTTTACCCAAAATAACCTTCCCAGGGAAACGCGAAATTCACGTTTCCACGTTCACCGTGCCGCCAATCTCTTTTTCGGCCACAGGTCTATTGGGCGGTGGCGGAGGTGGTGGCGGTGGAGGCGCTTCCTCCCGTGGGGGCGGAGGTGGTGGCGGCTCCCTTTCGGGTTCCGGCGCTCTTTCCGCAGGCCGTTGCCTTTCCCTTGGAGGAGGAGGCGGAGCCTTTTCAACTGCATCCACTCTTTCAGGCATAATATTCCAATTCTCCTGTTTCCCTAGCTTTACGATATGCCCATGCCCCTGATATGTCAATATATTCAACTTTCTCCTCTTGTTTCTAGACATCGGGCATTACCAAAAGCTATGATTGACCAAAGTTTTCAAGGCGTAAAAGATGCGGATATTGTTCCTGGCCCCCCAGCCTTTTTTCGAGGAGCGGGGCACCCCGTTCAACGTCCGGCTGATGCTCATGGCCCTGTCTGAGCTTGGGCACACCGTGGACATCCTTGCGTTCCCCCACGGGGCGGACGTGGCCATCCCTAACGTTTCCATACACAGGGTCTGGCAAACGCCGGGGCTTGGGAAAGCTCCAATCGGCCCCTCCAAAACGAAAATAGCCTATGACGCATTGATGATGGCAAAGGCCACGATGATGGCCTTTACCAACAAGTACGACGTTGTGCACGCGGTGGAGGAATCGGTATTTATCGCGCGTTTGCTCAAGATGTTTTTCGGGATACCGTATGTTTATGACATGGACTCGCACATGTCCGACCAGCTGAAATATTCCGGGTTTTTCAAGGATGGGCCGCTGCTGTCCGCTTTCGGGAAAATGGAGACGGACGCCTTGAAGAAAGCTTCAAGCGTGATCACCGTATGCAAATACCTGACGGACGCGGCGGCAAAATACGTTGATCCGTCCATCATCCACCAGATAGAGGACATCCCGCTGGACTCACCCCCCCCGCCTCAGGGGATCACCGTGGAGACTGTCAGGCGCGATATTCACATCCCTGAAAACGCCCCCATAGCCGTATATACCGGCAACCTGGAAAAATACCAGGGGATAGACCTTTTGCTCGAATCGGCCGCCGAAGTGGCGACCGTCATGCCGGAGGCGCGCTTTGTTATCGTTGGCGGTGACGCCGCGTCCATCGCAAAATATACCTCCGCCGCGCGCGTTCTGGGGATCGGGCGCAACGTGATCTTCACCGGCCCCAAGCCTGTGGAATTGATGGCGTTGTATTATCAGATGGCGGACGTTCTGCTATCCCCGCGGATCGAGGGGACGAATACGCCGCTGAAAATATATACCTATTTGAAGACAGGCAAACCGGTGGCCGCAACCGACCTGCCGGTGCATACGCAGGCGCTCACAAGGCAAATCGCCGTGCTGGCGCGGCCGGAAAAGGTGGAATACGCCTCCGCCATTCTGTTATTATTAAAAAGTAAGGAGTTGCGTGAAGAGATTGGCGGCCGCGGCAAGGAATTTGTCGAACGCAACTTCAATTACGATGTTTTCAAGCGCAAAACGGCGGAAGCTTACGCAGGATTCCCGGCGCCTTCCGGCCAGGGCGATGTTTCTCCCCCTTTATAAGGGGGAGTCCGCCAAAGGCGGGAGGGGGTGATATTTGTGTTGCATTACCACCCCGGCGGAGGCCGCCACCACTCCTTGAAAAAGGAGGGGAAAGGAGAAAAGACCGGCGTTTACGTATATGATGGAAATTGAAGAGGGGGCTTATACGGCCCCTTGATTTATTTTATGGCAATGATAAAGCAGCTTCTAAACCTGGCGAAGTTCAAGTTGGGGGGGGTGCGCCCCGTATGCGGCCCCATGAAGGTCCAATGGGAGCTTACATACCATTGCAACCTGAAATGCCAGCATTGCCAGATATGGAAAATACCGCACGAAGAGGTCCGCAAGAACACCCTGCCGCTGGACAAGCAGAAGAAGATATTGGACGACCTGGCCGCATCCGGCGTCCGCCATGTCTCCTTCTCCGGCGGCGAGATGTTTTTGCAGAAGACTGTTTACGAACTCATAGCCCACGCAAAATCGCTGGGGATGAAGGTGGGGGGCAATTCCAACGCCTTCCTGATAAACGGGAAGATCGCCCGCAAGATCGCCGATTGCGGGCTGGACATGCTGTACATTTCCATGGACGGGGACAACGCCGCCACCCACGACGAAATCCGAGGGGTGAAAGGGGCGTTTGACAGGGTGTTCCAGGCAGTGCGCAACCTACGGGCCGCAAAGCCGGGCATCAGGCTGTTCTTTAACACCACTATCAACGCAAAAAACGTCGGGCAGCTCAACGGCGTCGCAAAGCTTGCCAGGGAGGCCGGGATAAACGGGCTGACCATCGAGATGACCAACACCTTCGACAAGTATTCGCCCAACCGCGACCTGATATTGCCGCAAGACCTGCTGCCCACGCTAAAAGAGCAGCTTGACGGGCTGTTCCGCGACTATCCGGACATGCTCCCCCATCCGCGAGGTTATTTCGACGAGTTCGAGACCTACCTCAACAGGCCGGACGAGCTGTATAAATACCGTTGCGTGGCCGGTTACACCACCGCGCAGATACACCCGAACGGAGACCTGTATCCGTGCCCCGTGGCGTTCAAGAAACTTGGGAACCTGTCGGAAAAATCTTTCAACGAAATATGGTTCTCACCCCGGACCGACCAGGTGCGCCGTGAGATAAAAGAAGGCAACCACCCCATATGCTGGGTCACCTGCGTGAGCCCTTTAAACCAGTATCTAAGCTACCTTGCGCCCAGGCTGGACTTTTTCCGGCTGCTCAGTCCGAACACCATTTCACACATTTTAAAGAAGATCTGACCATGTCCCGCTTAACGTCCCTGGCAAGGCTTTCGCGGGTATATATTTCATACCTGAAACGGGCCGAGATCGCGCCCCACCTCCCCACGCGGATTTGGATAGAGCCGACCCCTTCGTGCAACTTCCATTGCGGATACTGCCCGAACGGCATGGAGGACGCGAAATTCGACAAGGGTCTGATGAAAATGGAGCTTTTCACCCGGGTGATTGACGAGCTTGCGGGCGCGCTAAACGACGTGAACCTGTTCCACCGGGGCGAATCGCTGATCCACCCCAAGCTCAACGAGATGGTCCGCTATTGCTCGGACCGGGGGATCAAGACAAGGCTGCACACCAACGCGGGTCTGCTCACCGGAGAGCGCGCCGCAAAACTTATAGAGGCCGGGCTTTCGTACATATCGTTCTCTGTGGACGGATACACGAAGGAGGTGTACGGGAAAAACCGGCTTGGCGGCGATTTTGACACGACCATGGAGAACATCCGGAGATTCCTGGCGATAAAAAAAGAGATGGGGCGCGGCCCCTTTTCCATCGTGCAGGTGATGGAGGTGGGGGAGGCGCCGGAAGGGCGCGAGGCGAGGCGCTCCGCCTTCCTGGAAAACTTCAACGGGCTGCCGCTGGACAGGTTCGTGGTGCGCGCGCCGCACAACTGGGCCGGCGATTTTTCGGAATACGGGCGCGGCGTCGGCTCCGGCAGGTTCACTCCCTGCACGTTCCTGTGGTATTCGATGACCATATTCTTCGACGGCACGGTGGCCGCCTGCCCACAGGACTTTTTCGGCAAGATAAAGATCGGCTCCGTGGCGGACTCTTCCGTCGCCTCCGTCTGGAACGGCGATGCGATGCGCGCCATGCGCCGCAGGATGAAAGATCGCGCCGTGGCCGGGCTGGACCCGTGCGCCACGTGCGACATGCTGGCCCGCAAGACAATCCTCGGCGTGCCGGTGAACTACCTTGGAGTGTTCATAAAAGACAACCTGCTGGCCGGAAAGCCATGAGCGGCGATAACGATTCCTGCCCGATAAACACCCCCTTGCCTGCTGACAAGGCGCTGGAACGCGCCCCGCGCGGCCCCGCGGAAAGGGTGGTGGTCACCGGCGCTTCCGGATTCGTCGGCAAAAGGCTTTGCCGCGCGCTGTATGAAAGAGGATACAAGCTGCGTGTGCTTGTGCGCTCCTCCCGGGACGACAGGTATTTCGAATCGCTGGAGGCGCAGATATACAAGGGGGACATACGCGACCCCGAAGTGGTGGACTGGCTCATGGACAACGCCATCGGGCTTTTCAACCTCGCCTCCATCGTCACGTCCGCCGCCCTGCCGGACAGCGATTTCTGGGACGTGCACGTCCACGCCACCCGCGCATTACTGGAGGCCGCCTCGCGCCACGGCGCCAAACGCGCGCTGCACTGTTCCACCACCGGGGTGCTGGGCAACATAAAAAATCACCCCGCCACCGAGGACTATCCGGTGAACGCGGAGGACATCTATCAGGTGACCAAGGCGGAAGGGGAGAGCGTGGCGCTCGGCTTTAACGGAAACGAGGGGCTGGAGGTGACGGTGGCCCGCCCGGCGATGGTGTACGGCCCGGGCGACAGGCGGATGCTAAAGCTGTTCAAGTTCATCGCCGACGGCTCGTTCCGCATGATCGGGGACGGGGAGACCCTGGCCCATCCGGTGTACGTGGACGACCTTGTGGAAGGGCTTATCGCCGCCTACGAGTCCCCCCGCTCCCCCGGCGGAGTGTACATAATCGGCGGTGAGAAATATCTGACCCTCAACGAATGGGCCCGGACAATCGCCGCCGAGGCGGGAGTGAAGCTTGAAAAGGCGCCGGTGCCGTACTGGCCGGTGTGGCTGGCCGCGGCGGTGTGCGAGGCTGTCTGCCGGCCTTTCGGAATAGAGCCGCCGCTGTTCCGGCGCCGGGTGGAGTTTTTCGCCAAGAACCGGGCATTTTCCATAGAACGGGCGAAAAAGGAGCTTGGCTACTCGCCGAAAGTTGACGTGCGCGAAGGAGCGCGGCGGACAATCGAGTGGTACCGTGAAGAGGGTTGGATATAGACACGCCCCGGTATTGAAGGTGGCGCCGCGTTTTTTAGAATGGTCGGGGCGAGAGGATTTGAACCTCCGGCATCCTGCTCCCAAAGCAGGCGCGCTACCAGGCTGCGCTACGCCCCGGATTTGCCATAGCTTCTTAATATCACACGGTCAAAACATATAAGTCAACCGGTCATTATGAATGCGAATGCGCCTCCCCCGGCGCAAAGGTCTCCTTTTTGTCAGCCATGTTCAGACCTCCGTTGTCATGTTCCATGCCTGAAGGATAAACGGCGAAGATTAATTGAAGATTAAAAGAGGGGCGAAAAGATGAATGGCCGTGAAAGAAGAATCAGGAGGCAAAAAAAGGGCGAAGGTTTTACGCTTCGCCCCGGAATGTCAGGAAGCTTCGATCAGTGCGTGGCCTTGCTGAATTCGTAAACAGCCTTGATCTCATCGGCGGAAAGGCCCTTCACCGGGGGCATTTTTTTCTTTTCAAACCCGGCCATCCTGGGCGCCGTCCTGCCTACCCATTCGGAGCCTTCGCTTACCTGTTTGGTGAACTGTTCGAGCGTCATCGTCGTGCCCTTTATGTCCGGGCCGACCTTGGTCTTGCCGCTGCCGGGCATATCGTGGCACATCTTGCACTTCTTGTTGTACACATCGGCTCCATCCGCCGCCAAAGACGGACCGGCGGAAATCGCCAATGCGGCCAGGGCTCCCAAAATCGCTTTCATATTTTCACCCTCCTAATACTGCGATAATCAGTTTTATTATCCCCCGGCGGACACCCCCCGGATGGCTGTCTATATCCTATAACAACATCCATCCTCTTTCAAAAGGAAAGGCGATACAATGAACGAAGGTCATCATATGGATTTTAAGGAAAAGTGGATCAGGCTTATGGCCTGGTCGTTAAGGTTGCCCGCCGGTCCGCGAGCCGCGTTGTCGGCGGTCACGGGGCTGGGATTTTTGTCATTTGTGTCCGCGGCGCTTATGATCCCTGTGGTTGTGGAAAAACGGTTAGGAATCCAGGGATTTCTGCCGGGGTGGCTGGCGGCGCTCATAGGCATACCACTGCTGGCGGCGGGAGCCTTTCTTGCCACATGGGCGGTAGCGCGGTTCATAGCGGCCAGGGGGACGCCCGTTCCGTTGAATCCGCCGCCACGGCTTGTGACAGACGGGCCATACTCATATTCCCGCAATCCGATGCTCGGCGGGATATTCATGATGTATTTCGGGGCGGGAGCGGTATTGAATTCAGCCACGCTGTTTTTCCTTGTGACCCCTGTTTTGGTGATCGGAGCCCGGATTTTCGTGAAAAAAGTGGAGGAACCGGAGCTTGAAACAAGGCTCGGAAACGATTATATAGAGTACCGGAGCAGGACGCCGATGTTCTTCCCGAGGTTTTTCAAGAGCTAAGCCTTACTTTGCCCGCCCCGCCCCATCCTGAAACCTGGAAAAAATGTATTTGGGAACTTGACATCAGCCTTTGTTTCAATTAATCTTTACCTTTTCCGGTGAAAACGGATTCACCGGATGGCGGCCCGTTTTATGTAACGGCGCGCTCTTATAAAGAAGCGCGGCAAGGCCGCGATAGAGTAAACGGATATTGGAGAGACAGTAAATTGCCGACTATCAACCAGCTGGTCAGAAAAGGGCGGGAGAAGTCCACCAGGAAAACCAAAAGCCCGGCGCTCACAAGCTGCCCGCAGCGGCGCGGCGTGTGCGTGAGGGTGTATACCTCCACCCCGAAAAAGCCGAACTCGGCGCTCCGCAAGGTCACCAGGGTGCGGCTGACCAACGGGTATGAGGTCACCACATACATCCCCGGCGTGGGACACAACCTGCAGGAGCACGCCATTGTGCTCATCCGCGGCGGCAGGGTGAAGGACCTTCCCGGCGTGCGTTACCACGTGGTGCGCGGCGCGTTGGACACCCTCGGGGTGGACGCGCGCAGGCAGAGCAGGTCCAAGTACGGCGCGAAGATGCCCAAGGCGGGCGCGGCGGCGGGCGGCAAGCCGGCCGGCAAGCCTGCCGGCAAGAAATAAAGAGGATATGTAAAGATGCCCAGACGCAGAGTAGCCACAAAAAGAAGCCTAAGCGGGGACCCGAAATACGGGGAGACGCTGGTGAGCCGTTTCGTCAACGTCGTCATGAAGGACGGCAAGAAGAGCACCGCCGAGGGGCTTTTCTACCGCGCCCTGGACATAGTGGGCCAGAAGACGAAAAAGGACCCGATGGAAGTGTTCAAGCAGGCGGTGGAGAACGTGAAGCCGTTCCTGGAAGTCAAGTCCCGCCGCGTGGGCGGTTCGACGTACCAGATACCTGTGGAGGTCAAGTCCGACAGGCGCGCGGCCCTTTCCATCCGCTGGCTGATAGACAGCGCCCGGGGCAGGGGAGAGCGCGGCTTTTTCAACAAGCTGGCCGGAGAGATAATGGACGCCGCCAACAACACAGGCTCGTCCGTAAAGAAAAAGGAAGACACGCACAAGATGGCGGAGGCCAACAAGGCTTTCTCCCATTATAAGTGGTAATAGACAGGAGATAGGCAAGTGGCCCGCAAAGTAGCTCTCGAAAAAGTCCGCAACATCGGCATCATGGCCCACATAGACGCGGGCAAGACCACGACGACGGAGCGCGTCCTGTTCTACACCGGCATCACGCACAAGATCGGCGAGGTGCACGAGGGCACCGCCGTGATGGACTACATGGTGCAGGAGCAGGAGCGCGGCATCACCATCACCTCTGCGGCCACCACCTGCCAGTGGAAGAACCACACCATAAACATAATAGACACCCCCGGCCACGTGGACTTCACGATGGAAGTGGAGCGGTCCCTTCGCGTGCTCGACGGCGCGGTGGGCGTGTTCTGCGCCGTGGGCGGCGTGGAGCCCCAGTCCGAGACGGTGTGGCGCCAGGCCGATAAATACAAAGTTCCGCGCATCGCCTTCGTCAACAAGATGGACAGGGTGGGCGCCAACTATTTCGAGGTGGTAAAGCAGGTGAAGGACAGGCTCGGCCACAACGCCGTCAGCCTCCACGTTCCGATAGGGGCGGAGGACACTTTCACCGGGTTTGTGGACCTGGTCACGATGAAAGGGGTGATATACACCTCCGACGACGTGCTCGGCTCCACCTACAAGCATATTGAAATCCCGGCGGACTTAAAGGAAATCTCCGCCCAGTACCGCGAGAAAATGATCGAGGCCCTGGCCGACGTGGACGACAACCTGATGGAGATGTATCTTGGCGGCGAGGAGATACCCGCCGAAAAGTTAATAGCGGCCATCCGCAAGGGGACTTGCGCGATGACGATCATCCCGGTGATCTGCGGCGCATCGTTCAAGAACAAAGGGGTGCAGGCCCTTCTGGACGCGGTGGTGGACTTCCTGCCGTCGCCTCTGGAAATCTCGTCGGTGGAGGGGATCAACCCGGACACCGGCGAAACGGAAAGCCGCAAGGCGGACGACGCCGAGGCTTTCTCCGCGCTGGCGTTCAAGATAATCACAGACCCGTTCGTGGGGCAGCTTGCCTTCTTCCGCGTATATTCGGGGGAGCTGGAGGCCGGTTCGTACATTTACAACACCACGAAGGGGAAGAAAGAGCGCGTCGGGCGGCTTCTTCGGATGCACGCCAACAAGCGCGAAGATATCAAGGAAGTGCGCGCGGGGGACATCGCCGCGGCGGTGGGCTTGAAAAGCACCACCACGGGGGACACTCTGAGCGTGGACGACAGGCCCATAGTGCTGGAGTCGATGGACTTCCCGGATCCGGTCATCGCCGTGGCCATCGAGCCTAAGACGAAGGCGGAGCAGGAGAAGCTCGGCGAAGGGCTTTCCAAGCTGACCCGCGAAGATCCCACTTTCCGCGTGAACACAGATCCGGAAACGGGCCAGACCCTTATATCCGGCATGGGGGAGCTTCACCTGGAAATCATCGTGGACAGGCTCAAGAGGGAGTTTTCGGTGGACGCGCACGTGTCCAAGCCGATGGTGGCCTACCGCGAGACGATAAAGAAGAAAGTTTCGATAGAGGGCAAGTTCGTCCGGCAGACCGGCGGACGCGGCCAGTACGGCCATGTGTGGCTGGATGTGGAGCCGCAGGAGCCGGGCAAGGGCTTTGAGTTCGAGAACAAGGTCGTCGGCGGCGTGGTTCCCAGGGAATACGTGCCTGCGGTGCAAAAAGGGGTCGAAGAGGCCATGAACACAGGCGTCCTTGCCGGATATCCGGTGGTGGACGTGAAGGTGTCGCTCACGGACGGGTCTTACCACGAGGTGGACTCGTCGGAAATGGCGTTCAAGATAGCCGGTTCCATGGCGTTCAAGGACGGCTGCCGGAAAGCGTCCCCCGCTCTGCTGGAGCCTATCATGGCGGTGGAAGTGGTGACGCCGGACACATACATGGGAGATATCGTGGGGGACCTTTCGTCCCGCCGCGGCAGGGTGCAGGAGATGGGAGAGCGGGGCAACGCCAAGGTGATAAAGGCCAACGTGCCGCTGGCCGGCATGTTCGGCTACGCCACGGACGTGCGCAGCATGTCGCAGGGGCGCGCCACGTACACCATGCAGTTCTCGCACTACGAGGAAGTGCCGCGCCAGATAGCCGAAGAGATAGTCGCCAAGTACAACGGCAAGGGCGGTAAGGACGCCGCTTGACAGTGCTGGTTGGCTAAATTAAACTTTACAATTTCGTTCGCTCGTTTGGGAGGCCGGTAGGAGATTATGGCGAAAGAGTCATTCAAGAGGGACAAGCCGCACGTTAACGTAGGCACGATAGGTCACGTGGACCACGGCAAGACGACGCTCACGGCGGCGATAACCGAGGTGTTGAGCAAGAAGGGGTGGGCGGAGTACGTCCCGTTCGACCAGATAGACAAGGCCCCCGAGGAGCGTGAGCGCGGCATCACGATAGCCACGGCGCACGTGGAGTACCAGACGTCCAAGCGCCACTACGCGCATGTGGACTGCCCTGGCCACGCGGACTACGTGAAGAACATGATCACCGGCGCGGCCCAGATGGACGGCGCCATATTGGTGGTGTCGGCGGCGGACGGCCCGATGCCCCAGACGCGCGAACACATCCTGCTTGCCCGCCAGGTGGGCGTTCCGTACATCGTTGTGTTCCTCAACAAGGTGGACATGGTGGACGATCCGGAACTGCTCGAGCTTGTGGAGCTTGAGATCCGGGAGCTTTTGGACAAGTACCAGTTCCCCGGGGACAAGACCCCGATAGTGAAGGGCTCGGCGCTCCAGGCTTTGCAGAAGCCGGATGACGCCGCCGCCAACAAGTGCATATTCGACCTGATGGACGCGATAGACAGCTTCATACCCGAGCCCAAGCGCGACATCGAGAAGCCGTTCCTGATGCCTGTGGAGGACGTGTTCACCATATCGGGCCGCGGCACGGTGGTGACTGGCCGTATCGAGCGCGGCAAGGTGAAGGTTGGCG containing:
- the fusA gene encoding elongation factor G; protein product: MARKVALEKVRNIGIMAHIDAGKTTTTERVLFYTGITHKIGEVHEGTAVMDYMVQEQERGITITSAATTCQWKNHTINIIDTPGHVDFTMEVERSLRVLDGAVGVFCAVGGVEPQSETVWRQADKYKVPRIAFVNKMDRVGANYFEVVKQVKDRLGHNAVSLHVPIGAEDTFTGFVDLVTMKGVIYTSDDVLGSTYKHIEIPADLKEISAQYREKMIEALADVDDNLMEMYLGGEEIPAEKLIAAIRKGTCAMTIIPVICGASFKNKGVQALLDAVVDFLPSPLEISSVEGINPDTGETESRKADDAEAFSALAFKIITDPFVGQLAFFRVYSGELEAGSYIYNTTKGKKERVGRLLRMHANKREDIKEVRAGDIAAAVGLKSTTTGDTLSVDDRPIVLESMDFPDPVIAVAIEPKTKAEQEKLGEGLSKLTREDPTFRVNTDPETGQTLISGMGELHLEIIVDRLKREFSVDAHVSKPMVAYRETIKKKVSIEGKFVRQTGGRGQYGHVWLDVEPQEPGKGFEFENKVVGGVVPREYVPAVQKGVEEAMNTGVLAGYPVVDVKVSLTDGSYHEVDSSEMAFKIAGSMAFKDGCRKASPALLEPIMAVEVVTPDTYMGDIVGDLSSRRGRVQEMGERGNAKVIKANVPLAGMFGYATDVRSMSQGRATYTMQFSHYEEVPRQIAEEIVAKYNGKGGKDAA
- a CDS encoding NAD-dependent epimerase/dehydratase family protein; the encoded protein is MSGDNDSCPINTPLPADKALERAPRGPAERVVVTGASGFVGKRLCRALYERGYKLRVLVRSSRDDRYFESLEAQIYKGDIRDPEVVDWLMDNAIGLFNLASIVTSAALPDSDFWDVHVHATRALLEAASRHGAKRALHCSTTGVLGNIKNHPATEDYPVNAEDIYQVTKAEGESVALGFNGNEGLEVTVARPAMVYGPGDRRMLKLFKFIADGSFRMIGDGETLAHPVYVDDLVEGLIAAYESPRSPGGVYIIGGEKYLTLNEWARTIAAEAGVKLEKAPVPYWPVWLAAAVCEAVCRPFGIEPPLFRRRVEFFAKNRAFSIERAKKELGYSPKVDVREGARRTIEWYREEGWI
- a CDS encoding isoprenylcysteine carboxylmethyltransferase family protein, which codes for MNEGHHMDFKEKWIRLMAWSLRLPAGPRAALSAVTGLGFLSFVSAALMIPVVVEKRLGIQGFLPGWLAALIGIPLLAAGAFLATWAVARFIAARGTPVPLNPPPRLVTDGPYSYSRNPMLGGIFMMYFGAGAVLNSATLFFLVTPVLVIGARIFVKKVEEPELETRLGNDYIEYRSRTPMFFPRFFKS
- the rpsG gene encoding 30S ribosomal protein S7: MPRRRVATKRSLSGDPKYGETLVSRFVNVVMKDGKKSTAEGLFYRALDIVGQKTKKDPMEVFKQAVENVKPFLEVKSRRVGGSTYQIPVEVKSDRRAALSIRWLIDSARGRGERGFFNKLAGEIMDAANNTGSSVKKKEDTHKMAEANKAFSHYKW
- a CDS encoding radical SAM protein, with product MAMIKQLLNLAKFKLGGVRPVCGPMKVQWELTYHCNLKCQHCQIWKIPHEEVRKNTLPLDKQKKILDDLAASGVRHVSFSGGEMFLQKTVYELIAHAKSLGMKVGGNSNAFLINGKIARKIADCGLDMLYISMDGDNAATHDEIRGVKGAFDRVFQAVRNLRAAKPGIRLFFNTTINAKNVGQLNGVAKLAREAGINGLTIEMTNTFDKYSPNRDLILPQDLLPTLKEQLDGLFRDYPDMLPHPRGYFDEFETYLNRPDELYKYRCVAGYTTAQIHPNGDLYPCPVAFKKLGNLSEKSFNEIWFSPRTDQVRREIKEGNHPICWVTCVSPLNQYLSYLAPRLDFFRLLSPNTISHILKKI
- a CDS encoding radical SAM protein, whose translation is MSRLTSLARLSRVYISYLKRAEIAPHLPTRIWIEPTPSCNFHCGYCPNGMEDAKFDKGLMKMELFTRVIDELAGALNDVNLFHRGESLIHPKLNEMVRYCSDRGIKTRLHTNAGLLTGERAAKLIEAGLSYISFSVDGYTKEVYGKNRLGGDFDTTMENIRRFLAIKKEMGRGPFSIVQVMEVGEAPEGREARRSAFLENFNGLPLDRFVVRAPHNWAGDFSEYGRGVGSGRFTPCTFLWYSMTIFFDGTVAACPQDFFGKIKIGSVADSSVASVWNGDAMRAMRRRMKDRAVAGLDPCATCDMLARKTILGVPVNYLGVFIKDNLLAGKP
- a CDS encoding 30S ribosomal protein S12, encoding MPTINQLVRKGREKSTRKTKSPALTSCPQRRGVCVRVYTSTPKKPNSALRKVTRVRLTNGYEVTTYIPGVGHNLQEHAIVLIRGGRVKDLPGVRYHVVRGALDTLGVDARRQSRSKYGAKMPKAGAAAGGKPAGKPAGKK
- the tuf gene encoding elongation factor Tu, whose protein sequence is MAKESFKRDKPHVNVGTIGHVDHGKTTLTAAITEVLSKKGWAEYVPFDQIDKAPEERERGITIATAHVEYQTSKRHYAHVDCPGHADYVKNMITGAAQMDGAILVVSAADGPMPQTREHILLARQVGVPYIVVFLNKVDMVDDPELLELVELEIRELLDKYQFPGDKTPIVKGSALQALQKPDDAAANKCIFDLMDAIDSFIPEPKRDIEKPFLMPVEDVFTISGRGTVVTGRIERGKVKVGEEIEIIGIRDTQKTVVTGVEMFRKTLDEGMAGDNVGLLVRGTKREEVERGQVCAKPGSITPHRKFKAEAYILTKEEGGRHTPFFNGYRPQFYFRTTDVTGVASLPAGVEMVMPGDNVSISVELITPIAMEKELRFAIREGGRTVGAGVITEVLE
- a CDS encoding cytochrome c translates to MKAILGALAALAISAGPSLAADGADVYNKKCKMCHDMPGSGKTKVGPDIKGTTMTLEQFTKQVSEGSEWVGRTAPRMAGFEKKKMPPVKGLSADEIKAVYEFSKATH
- a CDS encoding glycosyltransferase family 4 protein, which gives rise to MRILFLAPQPFFEERGTPFNVRLMLMALSELGHTVDILAFPHGADVAIPNVSIHRVWQTPGLGKAPIGPSKTKIAYDALMMAKATMMAFTNKYDVVHAVEESVFIARLLKMFFGIPYVYDMDSHMSDQLKYSGFFKDGPLLSAFGKMETDALKKASSVITVCKYLTDAAAKYVDPSIIHQIEDIPLDSPPPPQGITVETVRRDIHIPENAPIAVYTGNLEKYQGIDLLLESAAEVATVMPEARFVIVGGDAASIAKYTSAARVLGIGRNVIFTGPKPVELMALYYQMADVLLSPRIEGTNTPLKIYTYLKTGKPVAATDLPVHTQALTRQIAVLARPEKVEYASAILLLLKSKELREEIGGRGKEFVERNFNYDVFKRKTAEAYAGFPAPSGQGDVSPPL